Within Mucilaginibacter inviolabilis, the genomic segment CTCATCAAAAGGATCAAAACCGAAGAAGAACTGTTCAATACCAATTCGCCCAAGGTGGTGGTAAACAAACTATCTGAGGCTGTTTATTTTTCACGCTCGGCCCTGCCGCACATCCGAGGTCAGGAGCCTGAGAACTGGCTGGAATTTTATACTTTCTTTAAGCACATTGGCATATATGGCTACCGTGCCGATATATTGCAACAGATCACCAAACTATCTGTATCGTCCTTAGAAAAAGCCGAAAGCCTGGAGCAGCTGCGCTGGATAGAGAACGGTTACCGCATTAAAGTTGCCGAAACCGAACTGGAAACCTATGCGGTGGATGTACCTGAGGACCTGCTGAAATTGAAGTTTTAATCAATAATAAATTCATTAATATAAATTCCCTCCCGCGGGGAGGGAATCACCCATACTCAGGTTCTTTTTTATTTCTTTTCATTAACTTTCTACTAAAGATCTCTTCTAATCTTCCCTTTATAAAAAAATTAATCATTTGATTAAATTATGGCATTCCTATAACACTATGCGGTTAAACATGTAATAACTTTGCCTTTACATTAACCACACACTGCTATGAGATCGTTATTGAAGAAAGCCGCTACCTGCATCATTGCTGTATTGTTTACTTTAGGAGTAAAAGCGCAGAACCAGGATTATATAATTACAACCAAAGGCGATTCTATACCTTGTACCATCAAAATCCCCTTAATAACCTGCGGCGACGGCAATTATAAAACCAGCGCCAATGGCCCATCCGTAAAGATCAAGCCTGATGAGGTAAAAGAGTATTATATCAGCAAGAAAAACAGCCTGTACCGTTCGGTCATCAAAGAAGGAAAAACCAAACCAGAGTTCCTGTTGGTATTGGAAACCGGGAAAATAAGTTTGTACGAGGAAACTACTGATGTTTATGTGAATAATACCGTAACCAAGGTTACTAAATGGTATGTTACCAAAGGCTCGGATATAGCTCAACCCTTAAAAACTGATGATCTGGTTATGTCCAAATCAAAAAAGCAGCGCAAAGGTGAATTTACAACACTGATCAGTGATAACGATGCCGTATACGCCCAATATACCTCCGAAAACAAATTCAGTTTTAAGCGGATCAGAAACCTGGTTCAGCAGTATAACAATACCACAAACATTTAAAACAAAAAGGGGATTTAAAAATCCCCTTTTTGTTTTGGCACTCATTAGTTGTTACTTTAAAGCCTTATCCAATTCTGTTGTAAGTCGGTCGCCATCTGATGGCCTTGCAGCATTGTTATTCACTATTTTACCATCGGAACCAATGGTTATATAATGAGGGATACCCGTTATATTATACTTTTGACAAACAGGGTTTCGTACCCAGCCTTCGGCAATAAGATTTGTGCCGGTCATTTTTAATGAGGTCAGATTATTTTTCCATGTTTTCTCGTCAGAGTCGACGCAGATATTCAAAAAAACCACATTCTTATCTTTATACTTCGCATGCAGGGGCTCCGTGGTATTTTTTATTTCATATACACAAGGAGCACATCCTACACCCCAAAAATCAATATAAACAACCTTTCCCCGCAAACTTTTCAAGCTTACCGTTTCACCTTTATCATTCTTTAAACTGAAGTCAGGTGCAGGGTTGCCGGGCTTTAACCGCTGTGCAGCCGCATAGAATTGTTTAAGACTATCGGCATATCGCGGTGTTTTAATCTTAGTCATAAAGTCATTATACACATTACTTACATCGTCAAATGGATAAAATCCAAATGCCAGTTTTATCTCTCTGGTTAGAAACCAATCGCGGATCTCGGTTAACCTAAAGTTACCCATGATCAGATAATATTCATACCAGGCAGGATTCAACGACAGTAGTTTTTTATCCCAATCCGATCCTTGAATAGTGGCACCGTTTAGCACCCTACTAAAGCGGACATAATTAAAAATAAATTGCTTGTAAGTATTGCTATTCTTGTACGCGTATTCCGATTCGGTGCGATAAGTACCCGGACCAAATTGCCGATTAAGTTTTTTACCTACGGCGCTTGTATCTTTAATTTCCAGGTCATACCTTGACAATAGCTTATGGTCATTTAGCAGATCAGCATATTTATAATATACATCTGTAATCAGTTTCTGGCTTTCAGCCTGATCAAGGTGTGTAGCCGCTATCATCATCTCCTTGTTATACAAATTATTTATTTTTTCATACTTCACCGAATCAGAAAATTTATCGGCATTCAATGATTTCATCAGGTCCATAAATCTTTCGTGGCAGTAGTTATAAACGGATATCATGGTCTGTAACCTGGCATTGGCGCGTGGTTGTGAAGATGAAACGCGGAAGGTATTTTTAAAATCCTTATTATCCCAGTTTACTAATATAGTATCGTTTTTTTGAGCGCATATCTTAATTGCATCGTCATTAAGATACAGGTATATATCTTCGGTTTCATCGTCAATATTAATGGTTTTGTTAAAATTACCATCCTTATCAACAGGCATGGTTAAGGAGTAGTTGGTCAAATCGCCGGTTACGGCTAACTCCCAATATTTATCGCTAAAGTTTTTAACGTTCCCTTTAATTACTGCGGTGGCTTTAGGTGCCGGGGCAGCAGTTAATGGCTTAAAGATTAAATCCTGATGAACAGATTTCTTTTTTGTTTGTGCACTCAGGCTCACAGTCAAAAATAACAGGGGTATAAATAATAGACTTTTCATCGGGGTGTAAAGATTTAGATTATCGTAAATATAGCACTAAAATAAGTAAGGCCAAGCTTTGAAATCCTGCGGATCAAAAACAAACTCCCGAATACTCCTTGATCAATAGCATATAAATGGAGAACATAAAAAAAGGATGTCATGCTGAGCCCGTCGAAGCATGGTGTGCAGGCCTCTGCGCGCGCCCTTCGACGGAGCTCAGGGTGACACTCTTGTTTACTTGCCGCCTACTGCCTGTTCAGCAAAGCCGCGAACTTATTTCCATAATCATCCAGCTGCGCCTGGTATTGTTGATGCAGGGCTGTTTCCTTGTAATTTTTGGTGGTATCGGCCAGTCCGTTTAATACATATAGCTGAAACTGCACTTCGTTGGGATTCAGCGCTTCGGGTTTATTTTGCAGCAGAGTATAATTATAGGCCAGCTGATCGGTCAGGTAATCATCAATACCTTTTACATAGCGATTGGCCAGTTCCTTATCATTTAGTTTATAAGCCACCTGTGCCAACATGAGTTTACGGTGGGCCGAGTCGATATTCGGGTTGATATCCGGCATCTCCTGATCAAATTTATGCAACACATTTAGCGCCAGGTCATTCCGGCCATCTTTAATCAATCCCTGGGCCAGGTCATGAAAGGTTGTTTCCATAAAAGGATAAAACTCGGTCTTGGCCACCGGATCAATGTACTTGGCATGTTTAAAATTGCCAAATTTAAACCTGGTCATCACATTATTATACCCAACAAGGCTATTCACTTTACTCAATTGATTTTGTTCGGTAGTATCAGCCTTAAATGGTATCAGGTGATACACAAAGCCCTCTTTATACAAATATGGCTGTAAACCGCCCATACTTTCGGGCGAATACCCAATGCTGAAGCAGATAGGTCTTTTCCAGTTATTATGAGCTATAATATCCATCATGGCCAGATTATCTTTAAATATATATTTAGCGGGATACTTCCACTCCATTTCCTTAGTCAGCTTATCTTTTTGCTGCGTAGTGATCACTCCGTTTTTCAGCACTTCATCAGGGTTGATAGTTAGTTTAAAGTTTCTGGTGGGCAAATAATTCATGGTTTCCCCATTCTGATACTGCACCTTGGTTCGGCTATCGTCCGAAGTGATGAAATCAAACACATCCTTTACATCTACCGATCCGGGTATTTTGGCATCGTTATAGGCAATAACATCACGTGTGCCCAGTCTGTATTTTTCAAAGGGCATGGTTAAAGGCAGCGGAGCCGATTGGTTCATAGGTTTATCCATCTGGTGTATATACCAGTCCATTCCCAGTAAACTATTACAAACAATACGCACATCGGGCCTGATGCCTTCCACCTCCTGGTCGTACCAAAGTGAATAAGTGTCATTATCGCCATAGGTAAACAGGATGGCGTTCTTGGGGCACGATATCAGGAAATTATAAGCCATATCATGCGGGATCATCTTGGTCGACCGATCATGCCCGCCCCATTCCTGACGGGCCAGCAATACGGGGGCAACCAACAGACAAGTTGCCACCGATGCCAGCGCTGCACCACGGGCGTTTACCTTGCGGCGCATAAAATCATATATAGCCAACACACCCAATCCTATCCATATGGCAAAAGCATAAAAAGAGCCCACGTAGGAATAGTCGCGCTCGCGGGGTTGCAGGTTAACCTGATTTACATACAGCACAATAGCCAGGCCCGTAAAAAACCAAAGCAGGCCAATTACGGTAGCGTCGCCTCTTCTTTTTTTGAAATGATAAACCATCCCCAATAAACCCACAACCAGGGGCAGCGCATACAACGGGGTATAAGTATTTGAATTGATAATAGATTTAGGCAGATGACGGGCGCCGTCAAACAGGCCCGATGTCCAGTTACCATCGGTTGATGCCGTGCTGGTTTGCCCATCCAGGTCGTTATAGCGGCCCACAAAGTTCCACAAAAAGTAGCGCCAGTACATCTGGTACATCTGCCAGCTCAGCATCCACTTCATATTATCAGCAAAGGTTGGGCTTTGGCCGTCGGCCAGGTTAAGCCATTGCTTGTAAAAATGTACGTTCTGCGCAAAATCCTGATCGCCCTCAGTGCTGTGCATACGGGGCATAATGGTATTATGGTCAAACACATAATTTTGTTTTTTACCATACACCTCGTAGCGGTTGCGACCTTTACGATACATAGCGCTGCCTTCACTTTGATCTATTACTTTGGCGTCGAATTGGGGGCCGTACAACAATGGATTATCACCATATTGTATCCTGTTGAGGTAATTGTTCAGCGTAAAAGCGTTATCCGGATGCGTATTGTTCAGGTTGGTATTGGCGGTAGCGCGGATAGGGATATATATAAATGAGCTGTACCCAAAATAGATAAAGGCCACACATACCAAAGCCAGGTTTAAAGCAGACTTTTTGTGACGGATGCTATACCTGATAGCAACAACCAACGATACAATAATGGTCACAAAAACAAACGCCGCCCCACTGCCAAAACCCAAACCCAGGGTATTTACAAAAAACAGATCGGTATAAGCGGCTATTTTGATAGTATACTCCCGGATGCCGTATTGTACCAGCCCCAGGATCACAATGCTGACCAGAAACACTACAATACTGCTTTTTATAGTAGGATTTTTATACCTGCGGAAATAATAAACCATAGTTATAGCAGGTATAGTAAGCAGATTAAGTAAATGTATGCCGATGGATAAGCCCATGATATAAGCGATCAATACGATCCATTTATCGGCACCTGGCTCATCGGCATGGGCTTCCCATTTCAGTATCGCCCAGAAAACTACTGCGGTACATAATGATGACAGGGCAAAAACAATAGTTTCGACCGCCGAAAACCAGAAAGTATCGGTATAAGCAAAGGCCAACGCCCCTACTAAACCTGCGCCCATTATCGTGATCATTTGAGTAGAGCTGATATCCTGATCTTTAACAATCAATAGCTTTTTAGCCAGAGCGGTTATCGTCCAGAACAGGAACATGATGGTTGCCCCGCTGGCCAGCGCCGAACCCAGGTTGGTAAAATAAGGTACTTTAGTTGTATCACCGAAAGATAATAGCGAAAACAATTTACCCAACATGGCAAACATTGGATAACCCGGCTGGTGCGATACCTGCAGGCGATAGGCACATGATATAAACTCACCGCAATCCCAAAAGCTAACGGAGGGTTCGAGGGTTAAAACATAGGTGGTAAAAGCAATCAGGAGGCAGAGCCAGCCTAACAGGTTATTGATTTTGTGGTAGCGTATCATAAATAAGGTTGTAAAGTTTAGTCATATGTAACTGAACGCCAAGGTCGGGCTAAGCAACTAAAAATCCATGGACATTAACATTCCTTAACATCTTTTAACACATTTTAACACATTGATTTTAAGCGGGTAACATACCATGACAAGTTTGTCATGCTGAGGAACGAAGCATCTATTGACCTACGTGCATTGCGCATTTGCACGATTCAATAATAGATCCTTCGCTCCGCTCTGTATAACGTGTTTATAGAAAAGACTGTCGGTCTGAGCCTGTCGAAGACTCGCGCGCAGAGGCCTGTCCACCATGGTTCGACGGAGCTCACCATGACATCCCTGCTTTTCGTCCCCTCAGGGTCTCCTGAAAGGGACCCTGAGCTTGCTTACAAACTTGCCTAAACCTCAGGGTCCTCTACGAGAGACCCTGAGGGGACATAATCAACAACTATTGCCTGGGTAAAACATTAAGTATAGCATATATAGCTCAGTAAACAGAAAGTGAATCTTGTTAAATCACTAATTCACTAAATCAATAATTCAATAATTATTAAGGCAAAACCCAAAATTTTTCCTACTTTTGTATCCCGTACACAAACAATTGGTGCAGCATAAAAAAGGCACCACTTTACACAAAATCATGACTAAATATATTTTTGTTACGGGCGGCGTTACCTCGTCGTTAGGAAAAGGTATTATCTCAGCCTCTTTAGCCAAACTTCTTCAATCACGCGGTTATCGCGTCACTATCCAAAAATTTGATCCCTATATCAATATCGATCCGGGAACATTAAACCCTTATGAACACGGAGAGTGCTATGTGACCGAAGATGGTGCCGAAACAGATCTTGACCTTGGCCATTATGAGCGTTTTTTAAATACCCCTACTTCGCAAGCCAACAACATCACTACCGGTCGTATATACCAAAATGTAATCAATAAAGAGCGTGAAGGTGCTTTTTTAGGTAAAACTGTGCAAGTTGTACCACACATTACCGATGAGATTAAAAGAAACTTCCGCATACTGGGCGAAAACGGCGAATATGATATTGTGATCACCGAGTTGGGTGGTACTGTGGGCGATATCGAGTCGTTACCCTACATTGAGGCAGTAAGACAGTTTCGCTGGGAAGTTGGTTCGGCCAATTGCCTGGTGATCCATCTAACCCTGATCCCGTTCCTGGCAGCAGCTGGTGAGTTAAAAACCAAACCCACCCAGCACTCCGTAAAAATGTTATTGGAGTACGGTATACAGCCGGATATACTGGTTTGCCGCACCGAGCATCACTTGAACAATGATCTGCGTAAAAAAATAGCTTTGTTCTGTAATGTGAATATCAATGCGGTTATTGAGTCGATAGATGCACCAAGTATCTATGATGTACCTCTGCTGATGCTGAAAGAGCAGTTGGATAAAACGGTACTTACTAAGCTCAAGTTACCACACAAAAATGAACCCGACCTGGAAAACTGGAAAGATTTCCTGGGCCGTTTAAAAAATCCTACAGCCGATGTACGCATTGCCCTGGTAGGTAAATATGTAGAGCTTCCTGATGCTTATAAATCTATCACCGAAGCATTTATACATGCAGGTGCAAAACAAGAGTGCAAAGTACGGGTAGAATATATCCCTTCTGAGCAGCTTACACCTGAAAACGCGATTGAAAAGCTAAAAGGTATGCACGGGGTACTGGTTGCTCCCGGTTTTGGCGAACGTGGTTTTGAAGGCAAAATACAAGCTATACGCCATGTGCGCGAAAACAATATCCCTTTCTTTGGCATATGTTTAGGCATGCAATGCGCTGTTGTTGAGTTTGGCCGCAATGTTTTAGGGTTAGAAAATGCCAACAGCACCGAAATGAATCCGGAAACACCATACCCGGTTATTGGCATGATGGAGGATCAAAAAAACATTACTACCAAAGGTGGCACCATGCGGCTGGGCGCTTACGCCTGCGATATTAAAAAAGGAAGTAAAGCCGCTGCCATATACGGAAAAAATCACATCTCAGAACGTCACAGACACCGCTATGAGTTTAATAACGAGTATCTTAAGCAATATGAAACTGCTGGTCTTATCCCTTCAGGTATTAATCCCGAGAACGACCTGGTAGAGATTGTGGAGTTAAAAAATCACCCATTTTTTGTGGGCGCACAATTTCATCCCGAATTAAAATCAACAGTTGCTAATCCACACCCACTTTTTATTAACTTTGTCGCCGCTTCGCTGGCTTATGCCCGCAAGAAGTAATTAAGGCAGATAAATGATCAGGCAGGGATATGAAGGATTTTGATTGGACCTCTTTTACCAAACGAATTGCGGTTAAAGCAAGTCTGGCAGATATTTATAATGCCTGGACGCGTTCTGCTGAGATTGAAAAATGGTTTTTAGAAAAAGCTGAATTTTACAATACAACTGGTGAGCTTTTGGCTCCTGACCAGGCGGTTAGTAAAGACTGCTCTTATAAGTGGTTCTGGTTCCTTTACCCGGATCCTATGCCTGGATTTATCAGGGAGGCTAACGGAAAAGACTGGATACAGTTTACCTTCGAAGGCGAGTGTGTGGTTGATGTAAGATTAAGCGAAAAAAACGGGTATACTGTAATTGAGCTAACACATCGTAACATACCTACCGATGATAACTCTAAGCAATATATAAGGCTGGGCTGCTCAAACGGCTGGGCATTTTATCTTACTAATTTAAAATCGGTGTACGAAGGTGGCATCGATCTGAGAAATAAGGACGAAAATTTAACAGTGATGATCAATAACTGATAAAAAACTGATCATTCGATACAATAGATAATGGATAAAAATACATTTACAGGATTATTCCTGATCATGGCAATTATTGCTGGCTCAATTTACTTCCTGAAGCCATCTGATGCCGAACTTAAAAAAGAACGTCTGGTACAGCAGCAGGACTCTATAAGAAAGGGTTTAATTAAGGCGCAGACTGCCGCGGCAACAGCAGCTGCCAAAAAAGACACAGGCAAGGCCCACGTAGTTGACTCCGCTTTATTAAAAAGCCCTTTTGGAGCAGCATCTGTAGGTAGCGAAAAAGTAGTGACTTTAGAGAATCAAGACCTATTGGTAAAACTGAGCACTAAAGGTGGTAAAGTTGCATCAGTTGAATTAAAAAACTTTAAAACTTTTGACAAAAAACCGCTTATACTTTTCAGCGGTGATCAAAATCATTTTGGTTTAAATTTTACCGCAGGTAGCACACCTATCAATACCGACAATTATTACTTTACACCAAGCGCGCCCGAACTTAAAGTTGCCGAAAAAGATTCGGCTTCGGTTACCCTGCGTTTAAGCTACAGCCCTACTCAGTATATTGATTATGTGTACAGCTTAAAAGGCACTGGTTACAAACTCGGTTTAACTATTAAACCAACCGGACTTGACGGCATCATCAACAACAGTGGCAACATTAACCTGAACTGGGCAGCCAGCCTGCACAAACAGGAAAAGGATATGAAGCAGGAGCGTCAGTATTCAACCGTTTACTATTTTAATACTGAAGGACAAGTTGATTATCTGAGTGAAACCAAAGATGATCAGAAAGACATCAGCGATAAAAAAATGGCTTGGATTGCCTTTAAACAGCACTTCTTTTCAAATGCATTGCTGGTTAAAAATAACATCAGCCGTTCAAACCTGAGCGTGTCGACTGATGTAGCCGATACTTCCGATGTGAAGCAAATGAAAGCCGACCTGACCATTGCACGTGGTGCCGATGGCAGTGTACCTATGGAATTTTACTTTGGCCCTAACCGTTACTCTACTTTAAAAGCTCAGGGATCTGATCTGCAAAAGCTGGTTAACCTGGGCTGGGGACCGTTAAAATACATTAACCAGTTTGCCGTATTACCGGTATTTAACTTCCTGAATCAGTTTAACTGGAGCTATGGTTTAATCATCCTGGCATTAACCATTTTGCTTAAGCTGGTATTATCACCGCTTACTTACAAATCATACCTATCTATGGCTAAAATGCGCGTGCTGAAGCCGGAGATGGATGAGATCAAAGCCAAGGTTGGTGAAGACAATCCTACCCTTTTACAGCAGGAATATTTAAAGCTGTATAAAAAAGCTGGCGTAAATCCATTGGGTGGTTGTTTACCATTACTCATCCAAATGCCGATAGTGATTGCTTTCTTCCGCTTTTTCCCAAGCTTGTTTGAACTGCGTGGCCAAAGCTTCTTATGGATGCATGACCTTTCGACCTATGATTCGGTGATCACCTTTGCCCCAATAGCTATATTGGGTGGTATCAGCCACATCAGCTTAATGTGTTTGCTGATGACGGTATCTACGCTGATTTATACTTACTTTAATAACCAGATATCAGGTGCTACCGGCCAGATGAAATACATTGGTTACATCACTCCAATCGTATTCCTGGTTACGCTGAACAGCTATCCTGCTGGTTTGAACTATTACTACTTCCTGGCTAACATGCTTACCTTTTTACAGCAATACCTGATCAAATTTATGGTTGATGATAAAAAGATACATGCCCAGATACAGGAAAACAAAAAGAAGCCTGAAGAGAAGAAAAAGAAATCAGGTTTCCAGGCCCGTATGGAAGAAATGATGCGTCAGCAACAACAAGCCAAGAAATAATCTTTTTAGCCTTAGGGACTTAGATCCGAAAGATAAAAGACAATACAAAAGCCCTGAAAGATAAATCTTTCGGGGCTTTTTGTTACGCATCTTTCGCTGTTGTCTGATATTTATAAATTGACGTTAAGCGTGATATTTATGCAAAAAGTGGGTTTACACTTTTTTGCATAAAAAATTTATAATAAATTGATTAACAGATAAATAAGCCAATGTAAACCCTAAATTGTGTAAACCCATGTAAACCCACTTTTTGTTAATTGATTAAAGCCATGGCTATACATCAATTCGTGATTATTTGCCCTATCTCCGATTCTTATCTTCCTATCTTTCATCCAAAACAAAAAAACACTAAAATAATTAGCAAAATGTATTACATTTGAAATATGTATGCAATTGTCGATATTGAAACTACCGGAGGCCATGCCAGCGCTAATGGCATTACCGAAATTGCCATATGCATACATGATGGTAAAAAGGTGGTTAAGCGCTTCCAGTCGCTGGTAAACCCGTTGAGGGAGATCCCGGTTTATATCAGCGCGTTAACCGGAATTACCAATGAAATGGTACAACAAGCCCCTCCATTTGAAGATGTGGCGGCCGATATTTATCACCTAATCCACGGCAAAATATTTGTAGCTCATAACGTAAATTTCGACTATTCATTTGTACGTTACCACTTAGCTGCTGCCGGGTACGATCTGCAATGTAATAAGCTGTGTACTGTGCGCCTTGGCCGCAAAATATTACCAGGGTTACCCTCGTATAGTCTCGGGCGTTTATGTAAACACCTGGGTATCGATAACGAAAGCCGTCACCGTGCAGGCGGCGATGCGGAGGCCACCGCCGAATTGTTTACTCTACTACTCAACAGTGATACTGAGGGGCATATCAAAGGAGCGCTAAAGCAGGGTTCCAAAGAGCAATTACTTCCTCCTAATCTTCCTAAAAAAGACATTGATCAGTTACCTTACATGCCTGGTGTGTATTACTTTCATGATCAAAAGGGTAAAGTGATCTATGTAGGCAAGGCCAAAAGTCTGAAGAAACGGGTAAGCAGTCATTTTACAGGCAATAATCCGGGTTTGCAGCGACAGGAATTTCTACGAAACATACACCAGGTAACTTATCAGGTTTGCGGTACCGAACTGATTGCTTTTGTATTGGAAGCCATCGAGATCAAACGTCTGTGGCCTAAATATAACCGCTCTCTTAAACGATTTGAGAATGCTTACTGTTTATATGCTTTTGAAGATCAGCGCGGTTACCTGCGCCTTGCGGTAGACAAGTACCGTAAATACAGCGATCCGATATATACCTGTAACTCCTTACTTGATGGTTATAATCTACTCAACAAACTGATTGAAAATTTTGAGCTCTGTCCCAAGCTGTGCTTTATCCAAAAGAACCAGGACTTATGTACCAGCGTTGCAGGAAGTTCCTGCGCCTGCGAGGGCGTGGAGAGTGTTGATGACTACAACAACAAAGTAAATACTGCTATTGAACAACTGAAACAAGCCCTGCCTACTTATGCCATTCGTGATGAAGGTCGCACAGGCGATGAGCATAGCTGTATACTGGTTGAAAAGGGACAGTTTTATGGCATGGGTTATATCTCTCATTATTTTGATGCCGATAACATCCAGCAGCTCAAAAACTATCTGACTCCATACCCGGGTAATGACTATATCAAGAATATCGTATCCAATTACGCCTCACGCTATCCGGATAGGATGGTGGTATTTGCATAATCAGGTAAGACTTACGAAGTTTTAGAAACTTCGTAAGTTTGAGCCTCCGCACATCTAAATTAACTCTTGATCACCCGCTGTATCTCGTCCAGCTTCATCAATGCTTCCACCGGGGTAAGGGTATTTACATCCAGGTTATTCAGGGTGTCACGAATTTTCACCAGTACCGGGTCATCGATAGAGAACATCTGCATCTGAACAGCTTGCTTTTGTACCTTACGGATACTCTCCTTAATATGCTCGCCGCCAGTACGCTCGTTTTCCAGTTTCTTTAATATTTCATTGGCGCGGGTCAGCACTTTTGGTGGCATACCGGCTAGTTTGGCCACATGGATACCAAAACTATGCTCGCTGCCGCCTGGAACCAGCTTACGCAGGAAAATGATCTGGTGGCCAACCTCTTTTACCGATACATTAAAATTCTTGATACGGTTAAAGCTGTTACTTAATTCGTTCAGTTCATGGTAGTGAGTAGCAAACAACGTTTTGGCTTTGGCCGATGGGTGATTATGCAGGTATTCGGCAATTGACCAGGCTATGGAGATACCATCATACGTTGAAGTACCCCGACCAATCTCATCCAGCAGGATCAGGCTTCGATCTGACAGGTTATTCAAGATGCTGGCCGTCTCGTTCATCTCCACCATAAAGGTCGATTCACCGGACGAAAGGTTATCCGATGCGCCTACCCTGGTAAATATCTTATCCACCAATCCAATCGAAGCTGATTTGGCGGGTACAAAGCAACCCATCTGAGCCATCAGTACAATTAAGCCGGTTTGTCTTAATAGGGCCGAT encodes:
- a CDS encoding glycosyltransferase family 117 protein, which gives rise to MIRYHKINNLLGWLCLLIAFTTYVLTLEPSVSFWDCGEFISCAYRLQVSHQPGYPMFAMLGKLFSLLSFGDTTKVPYFTNLGSALASGATIMFLFWTITALAKKLLIVKDQDISSTQMITIMGAGLVGALAFAYTDTFWFSAVETIVFALSSLCTAVVFWAILKWEAHADEPGADKWIVLIAYIMGLSIGIHLLNLLTIPAITMVYYFRRYKNPTIKSSIVVFLVSIVILGLVQYGIREYTIKIAAYTDLFFVNTLGLGFGSGAAFVFVTIIVSLVVAIRYSIRHKKSALNLALVCVAFIYFGYSSFIYIPIRATANTNLNNTHPDNAFTLNNYLNRIQYGDNPLLYGPQFDAKVIDQSEGSAMYRKGRNRYEVYGKKQNYVFDHNTIMPRMHSTEGDQDFAQNVHFYKQWLNLADGQSPTFADNMKWMLSWQMYQMYWRYFLWNFVGRYNDLDGQTSTASTDGNWTSGLFDGARHLPKSIINSNTYTPLYALPLVVGLLGMVYHFKKRRGDATVIGLLWFFTGLAIVLYVNQVNLQPRERDYSYVGSFYAFAIWIGLGVLAIYDFMRRKVNARGAALASVATCLLVAPVLLARQEWGGHDRSTKMIPHDMAYNFLISCPKNAILFTYGDNDTYSLWYDQEVEGIRPDVRIVCNSLLGMDWYIHQMDKPMNQSAPLPLTMPFEKYRLGTRDVIAYNDAKIPGSVDVKDVFDFITSDDSRTKVQYQNGETMNYLPTRNFKLTINPDEVLKNGVITTQQKDKLTKEMEWKYPAKYIFKDNLAMMDIIAHNNWKRPICFSIGYSPESMGGLQPYLYKEGFVYHLIPFKADTTEQNQLSKVNSLVGYNNVMTRFKFGNFKHAKYIDPVAKTEFYPFMETTFHDLAQGLIKDGRNDLALNVLHKFDQEMPDINPNIDSAHRKLMLAQVAYKLNDKELANRYVKGIDDYLTDQLAYNYTLLQNKPEALNPNEVQFQLYVLNGLADTTKNYKETALHQQYQAQLDDYGNKFAALLNRQ
- a CDS encoding CTP synthase, which translates into the protein MTKYIFVTGGVTSSLGKGIISASLAKLLQSRGYRVTIQKFDPYINIDPGTLNPYEHGECYVTEDGAETDLDLGHYERFLNTPTSQANNITTGRIYQNVINKEREGAFLGKTVQVVPHITDEIKRNFRILGENGEYDIVITELGGTVGDIESLPYIEAVRQFRWEVGSANCLVIHLTLIPFLAAAGELKTKPTQHSVKMLLEYGIQPDILVCRTEHHLNNDLRKKIALFCNVNINAVIESIDAPSIYDVPLLMLKEQLDKTVLTKLKLPHKNEPDLENWKDFLGRLKNPTADVRIALVGKYVELPDAYKSITEAFIHAGAKQECKVRVEYIPSEQLTPENAIEKLKGMHGVLVAPGFGERGFEGKIQAIRHVRENNIPFFGICLGMQCAVVEFGRNVLGLENANSTEMNPETPYPVIGMMEDQKNITTKGGTMRLGAYACDIKKGSKAAAIYGKNHISERHRHRYEFNNEYLKQYETAGLIPSGINPENDLVEIVELKNHPFFVGAQFHPELKSTVANPHPLFINFVAASLAYARKK
- a CDS encoding TlpA family protein disulfide reductase, with the protein product MKSLLFIPLLFLTVSLSAQTKKKSVHQDLIFKPLTAAPAPKATAVIKGNVKNFSDKYWELAVTGDLTNYSLTMPVDKDGNFNKTINIDDETEDIYLYLNDDAIKICAQKNDTILVNWDNKDFKNTFRVSSSQPRANARLQTMISVYNYCHERFMDLMKSLNADKFSDSVKYEKINNLYNKEMMIAATHLDQAESQKLITDVYYKYADLLNDHKLLSRYDLEIKDTSAVGKKLNRQFGPGTYRTESEYAYKNSNTYKQFIFNYVRFSRVLNGATIQGSDWDKKLLSLNPAWYEYYLIMGNFRLTEIRDWFLTREIKLAFGFYPFDDVSNVYNDFMTKIKTPRYADSLKQFYAAAQRLKPGNPAPDFSLKNDKGETVSLKSLRGKVVYIDFWGVGCAPCVYEIKNTTEPLHAKYKDKNVVFLNICVDSDEKTWKNNLTSLKMTGTNLIAEGWVRNPVCQKYNITGIPHYITIGSDGKIVNNNAARPSDGDRLTTELDKALK
- a CDS encoding SRPBCC family protein, whose amino-acid sequence is MKDFDWTSFTKRIAVKASLADIYNAWTRSAEIEKWFLEKAEFYNTTGELLAPDQAVSKDCSYKWFWFLYPDPMPGFIREANGKDWIQFTFEGECVVDVRLSEKNGYTVIELTHRNIPTDDNSKQYIRLGCSNGWAFYLTNLKSVYEGGIDLRNKDENLTVMINN